A genomic region of Xiphophorus couchianus chromosome 18, X_couchianus-1.0, whole genome shotgun sequence contains the following coding sequences:
- the LOC114133438 gene encoding ATP-sensitive inward rectifier potassium channel 1 encodes MSTLKKRIQDYMLERKRRRTRLVTKDGRCNIEYGNIKYSTHFAFLVDFWTTFVEIRWRFVLFIFIASFTLSWFIFGLLWYWIARSNGDLGWQEPPSDHNSCVENVVGLTTAFLYSLETQTTIGYGGRAITAECPSAVALIIIQSLLGAVINCFMCGIILSKISLPKKRAKTVTFSEMAVISPRNGSLCLSIRVANLRKTLMIGSQIYGKLLRTTTTPDGETIIMDQVNIDFLVDAGKDNLFFVTPLTLHHVIDKSSPFFDMAVDTLHDKEFELVVFLDGTAESTSSSFQVRTSFIPQEIMWGYNFLPIISRSKEGKYRVDFSNFSKVVPVATSHCAYCYHNIKGHHLHSREGHDNPGFEVIEIDNPPNVTKL; translated from the coding sequence ATGAGCACCTTAAAAAAGCGGATCCAAGACTACATGTTGGAGAGGAAAAGGCGGCGAACCAGATTGGTGACTAAAGATGGTCGCTGTAACATTGAGTATGGAAACATTAAGTATAGCACCCACTTTGCCTTCCTGGTTGACTTCTGGACCACCTTTGTTGAGATCAGGTGGCGTTTTGTCctgtttattttcattgcatCTTTTACCCTCAGCTGGTTTATCTTTGGCCTGCTGTGGTACTGGATTGCCCGAAGTAATGGAGATCTGGGATGGCAAGAGCCCCCTTCAGATCACAATTCATGCGTTGAGAATGTCGTTGGACTCACCACAGCCTTCCTGTACTCACTTGAAACCCAGACAACTATTGGGTATGGTGGAAGAGCAATCACAGCTGAATGCCCTAGTGCTGTGGCCCTTATCATTATCCAGTCCCTTCTTGGAGCAGTTATCAACTGCTTCATGTGTGGAATCATCTTGTCCAAGATCTCCCTACCCAAAAAGAGGGCCAAGACCGTCACGTTTAGTGAAATGGCTGTCATCAGTCCCAGAAATGGTTCTCTCTGCCTGTCCATCAGAGTGGCCAACCTGCGCAAGACACTGATGATTGGAAGCCAGATCTATGGCAAGCTGCTGAGAACAACAACCACACCAGACGGTGAGACAATCATCATGGACCAAGTGAATATTGACTTCCTGGTAGATGCTGGGAAGGACAACCTATTCTTTGTAACTCCTCTCACATTGCATCACGTTATTGACAAGAGCAGTCCCTTCTTCGACATGGCAGTGGACACGCTACATGACAAAGAGTTTGAGCTTGTGGTCTTTCTGGATGGCACAGCAGAGTCCACAAGTTCTTCCTTCCAGGTGCGAACCTCCTTTATTCCTCAGGAGATCATGTGGGGCTACAACTTCCTGCCGATCATCTCCAGGAGCAAAGAAGGGAAATACAGAGTTGACTTCTCCAACTTCTCCAAAGTGGTTCCGGTAGCCACTTCACATTGTGCATACTGCTATCACAACATCAAAGGACATCATCTCCATTCCAGAGAAGGACATGACAACCCGGGTTTTGAAGTGATTGAAATTGACAATCCCCCAAATGTCACCAAGTTGTGA